From one Marmota flaviventris isolate mMarFla1 chromosome 1, mMarFla1.hap1, whole genome shotgun sequence genomic stretch:
- the Ticam1 gene encoding TIR domain-containing adapter molecule 1 isoform X1, translating to MSEGGDPDPPQQPSRNLARGSGKGRQHPEHASLLPSFSCLQPHPPVPMACPGPSLPGAFDLLGAAGQDKLLYLKHKLKTLRPGCRGAGLLHAMVLLTLGQETEARISLEALKEDAAARLVARQWAGADGAEALEEPPDVSWAVARLYHLLAEEQLCPASLRDSAYQAALRAHGSRGDRRLAELQDEARDRCGWDVVRDLSGFQPLCSDLGGLPPSSASPSGTRSLPRPIDSQPDWSQGRSLRSTSSPGSLARSLAISQSPTVPLASPQRSAPGPSKLCQEPQASPGPEPVPTGCQEPEEMSWPPSVDAACSLELADCPVPRLPVAAPAPAPAHPPEPPEAPETSSQVPVQCMEGSAGPEPLPLPTVEATESPGLVKERTPPQLSGEETTPQKSKPSPPPASAPAPTASPPSPLPPTPASASPCPSSFESASSEQKFYNFVVLHARADEQVALRVREKLEALGVPDGATFCEDFQVPGRGELRCLQDAIDHSGFTILLLTSNFNCRLSLHQVSQALMSSFTQHGREDCVVPFLPLESSLEQLGPDTASLLTGLVWLDENSKVFTRKVANTFKPQKLRARKAHWRKEQDVRALREHSQRLEGERRQAAAMGAAYWDSLQSYRAWQSQVDRLQAAFGSHLSFATRVPHPSQVPLGGQVPWGGQVPWGGPSPLPTWPGGPQSPPWPAGSPAPAFPPPPPAAPGLQPLIIHHAQMVQLGLSNHMWNQRGAQAPEDKTQEEGR from the exons ATGTCAGAGGGAGGTGACCCAG ATCCGCCCCAGCAGCCCTCCAGGAACCTGGCCCGAGGTTCGGGGAAGGGTCGCCAGCATCCAGAACATGCCTCCCTGCTCCCCAGCTTCTCCTGCCTGCAGCCGCACCCACCCGTGCCCATGGCCTGCCCGGGCCCGTCACTGCCCGGTGCCTTCGACCTCCTGGGCGCGGCCGGCCAGGACAAGCTGCTCTACCTGAAGCACAAGCTCAAGACGCTGCGCCCGGGCTGCCGGGGGGCCGGCCTGCTGCACGCCATGGTGCTCCTCACGCTGggccaggaaactgaggccaggatCTCCCTGGAGGCCCTGAAGGAGGACGCGGCGGCCCGGCTGGTGGCCCGCCAGTGGGCCGGCGCGGACGGCGCCGAGGCCCTGGAGGAGCCCCCCGACGTGTCCTGGGCCGTGGCCCGTCTCTACCACCTGCTGGCCGAGGAGCAGCTGTGCCCAGCCTCGCTGCGGGACTCGGCCTACCAGGCCGCCCTCCGCGCCCACGGCTCCAGGGGCGACCGGCGGCTGGCGGAGCTGCAGGACGAGGCCCGGGACCGGTGCGGGTGGGACGTCGTCCGGGACCTGAGTGGCTTCCAGCCCCTCTGTTCCGACCTGGGTGGCCTCCCACCGTCCTCGGCGTCACCCTCTGGGACCAGGAGCCTCCCGCGCCCCATCGACAGCCAGCCGGACTGGAGCCAGGGGCGCTCCCTGCGGTCCACCAGCAGCCCCGGCTCGCTGGCCCGCAGCTTGGCCATCAGTCAGTCCCCCACCGTGCCCCTCGCGAGCCCGCAGCGCAGCGCCCCGGGGCCCAGCAAGCTCTGCCAGGAGCCCCAGGCCAGCCCGGGGCCTGAGCCTGTCCCCACGGGCTGCCAAGAGCCAGAGGAGATGAGCTGGCCCCCCTCTGTGGACGCGGCCTGCTCCCTGGAGCTGGCAGACTGCCCGGTCCCCAGGCTCCCTGTGgcggccccagccccagcccctgcccacccccctgAGCCCCCCGAGGCTCCAGAAACCAGCAGCCAAGTCCCAGTGCAGTGCATGGAGGGGTCTGCGGGCCCCGAACCTCTGCCCCTGCCCACTGTGGAGGCCACTGAGAGTCCTGGCCTTGTCAAGGAGAGGACACCACCCCAACTCTCGGGAGAAGAGACCACACCCCAGAAGAGCAAGCCAAGCCCACCCCCGGCCTCAGCCCCGGCCCCCACGGCCTCCCCGCCTTCTCCCCTGCCTCCGACCCCAGCCTCCGCGTccccctgtccctcctcctttGAGTCAGCGTCATCGGAGCAGAAGTTCTATAACTTTGTGGTCCTCCACGCCAGGGCTGACGAGCAGGTGGCCCTGCGAGTGCGGGAGAAGCTGGAGGCCCTCGGGGTGCCAGATGGGGCCACCTTCTGCGAGGACTTCCAGGTGCCGGGGCGCGGGGAGCTGCGCTGCTTGCAGGACGCCATTGACCACTCCGGCTTCACCATCCTGCTGCTGACCTCCAACTTCAACTGCCGCCTGAGCCTGCACCAGGTCAGCCAGGCCCTGATGAGCAGCTTCACGCAGCACGGGAGGGAGGACTGCGTCGTCCCCTTCCTGCCCCTGGAGAGCTCCCTGGAGCAGCTGGGCCCCGACACGGCCAGCCTGCTCACTGGCCTCGTGTGGCTGGACGAGAACTCCAAGGTCTTCACCAGGAAGGTGGCCAACACCTTCAAGCCGCAGAAGCTGCGGGCGCGCAAGGCCCACTGGAGGAAGGAGCAGGACGTCCGCGCCCTGCGGGAGCACAGCCAGCGCCTGGAGGGCGAGCGGCGGCAGGCGGCCGCCATGGGCGCCGCGTACTGGGACAGCCTGCAGAGCTACCGGGCCTGGCAGTCGCAGGTGGACCGGCTCCAGGCAGCCTTCGGCAGCCACTTGTCCTTCGCGACTCGGGTGCCTCACCCGTCTCAGGTGCCCCTGGGGGGCCAGGTGCCCTGGGGAGGCCAGGTGCCCTGGGGGGGGCcgtcccccctccccacctggcCCGGAGGCCCCCAGTCGCCGCCGTGGCCAGCGGGCAGCCCCGCGCCCGCCTTCCCGCCGCCGCCCCCCGCGGCCCCGGGGTTGCAGCCCCTCATCATCCACCACGCGCAGATGGTGCAGCTGGGGCTCAGCAACCACATGTGGAACCAGAGAGGGGCCCAGGCGCCCGAGGACAAGACGCAGGAAGAAGGGCGGTGA
- the Ticam1 gene encoding TIR domain-containing adapter molecule 1 isoform X2, translated as MACPGPSLPGAFDLLGAAGQDKLLYLKHKLKTLRPGCRGAGLLHAMVLLTLGQETEARISLEALKEDAAARLVARQWAGADGAEALEEPPDVSWAVARLYHLLAEEQLCPASLRDSAYQAALRAHGSRGDRRLAELQDEARDRCGWDVVRDLSGFQPLCSDLGGLPPSSASPSGTRSLPRPIDSQPDWSQGRSLRSTSSPGSLARSLAISQSPTVPLASPQRSAPGPSKLCQEPQASPGPEPVPTGCQEPEEMSWPPSVDAACSLELADCPVPRLPVAAPAPAPAHPPEPPEAPETSSQVPVQCMEGSAGPEPLPLPTVEATESPGLVKERTPPQLSGEETTPQKSKPSPPPASAPAPTASPPSPLPPTPASASPCPSSFESASSEQKFYNFVVLHARADEQVALRVREKLEALGVPDGATFCEDFQVPGRGELRCLQDAIDHSGFTILLLTSNFNCRLSLHQVSQALMSSFTQHGREDCVVPFLPLESSLEQLGPDTASLLTGLVWLDENSKVFTRKVANTFKPQKLRARKAHWRKEQDVRALREHSQRLEGERRQAAAMGAAYWDSLQSYRAWQSQVDRLQAAFGSHLSFATRVPHPSQVPLGGQVPWGGQVPWGGPSPLPTWPGGPQSPPWPAGSPAPAFPPPPPAAPGLQPLIIHHAQMVQLGLSNHMWNQRGAQAPEDKTQEEGR; from the coding sequence ATGGCCTGCCCGGGCCCGTCACTGCCCGGTGCCTTCGACCTCCTGGGCGCGGCCGGCCAGGACAAGCTGCTCTACCTGAAGCACAAGCTCAAGACGCTGCGCCCGGGCTGCCGGGGGGCCGGCCTGCTGCACGCCATGGTGCTCCTCACGCTGggccaggaaactgaggccaggatCTCCCTGGAGGCCCTGAAGGAGGACGCGGCGGCCCGGCTGGTGGCCCGCCAGTGGGCCGGCGCGGACGGCGCCGAGGCCCTGGAGGAGCCCCCCGACGTGTCCTGGGCCGTGGCCCGTCTCTACCACCTGCTGGCCGAGGAGCAGCTGTGCCCAGCCTCGCTGCGGGACTCGGCCTACCAGGCCGCCCTCCGCGCCCACGGCTCCAGGGGCGACCGGCGGCTGGCGGAGCTGCAGGACGAGGCCCGGGACCGGTGCGGGTGGGACGTCGTCCGGGACCTGAGTGGCTTCCAGCCCCTCTGTTCCGACCTGGGTGGCCTCCCACCGTCCTCGGCGTCACCCTCTGGGACCAGGAGCCTCCCGCGCCCCATCGACAGCCAGCCGGACTGGAGCCAGGGGCGCTCCCTGCGGTCCACCAGCAGCCCCGGCTCGCTGGCCCGCAGCTTGGCCATCAGTCAGTCCCCCACCGTGCCCCTCGCGAGCCCGCAGCGCAGCGCCCCGGGGCCCAGCAAGCTCTGCCAGGAGCCCCAGGCCAGCCCGGGGCCTGAGCCTGTCCCCACGGGCTGCCAAGAGCCAGAGGAGATGAGCTGGCCCCCCTCTGTGGACGCGGCCTGCTCCCTGGAGCTGGCAGACTGCCCGGTCCCCAGGCTCCCTGTGgcggccccagccccagcccctgcccacccccctgAGCCCCCCGAGGCTCCAGAAACCAGCAGCCAAGTCCCAGTGCAGTGCATGGAGGGGTCTGCGGGCCCCGAACCTCTGCCCCTGCCCACTGTGGAGGCCACTGAGAGTCCTGGCCTTGTCAAGGAGAGGACACCACCCCAACTCTCGGGAGAAGAGACCACACCCCAGAAGAGCAAGCCAAGCCCACCCCCGGCCTCAGCCCCGGCCCCCACGGCCTCCCCGCCTTCTCCCCTGCCTCCGACCCCAGCCTCCGCGTccccctgtccctcctcctttGAGTCAGCGTCATCGGAGCAGAAGTTCTATAACTTTGTGGTCCTCCACGCCAGGGCTGACGAGCAGGTGGCCCTGCGAGTGCGGGAGAAGCTGGAGGCCCTCGGGGTGCCAGATGGGGCCACCTTCTGCGAGGACTTCCAGGTGCCGGGGCGCGGGGAGCTGCGCTGCTTGCAGGACGCCATTGACCACTCCGGCTTCACCATCCTGCTGCTGACCTCCAACTTCAACTGCCGCCTGAGCCTGCACCAGGTCAGCCAGGCCCTGATGAGCAGCTTCACGCAGCACGGGAGGGAGGACTGCGTCGTCCCCTTCCTGCCCCTGGAGAGCTCCCTGGAGCAGCTGGGCCCCGACACGGCCAGCCTGCTCACTGGCCTCGTGTGGCTGGACGAGAACTCCAAGGTCTTCACCAGGAAGGTGGCCAACACCTTCAAGCCGCAGAAGCTGCGGGCGCGCAAGGCCCACTGGAGGAAGGAGCAGGACGTCCGCGCCCTGCGGGAGCACAGCCAGCGCCTGGAGGGCGAGCGGCGGCAGGCGGCCGCCATGGGCGCCGCGTACTGGGACAGCCTGCAGAGCTACCGGGCCTGGCAGTCGCAGGTGGACCGGCTCCAGGCAGCCTTCGGCAGCCACTTGTCCTTCGCGACTCGGGTGCCTCACCCGTCTCAGGTGCCCCTGGGGGGCCAGGTGCCCTGGGGAGGCCAGGTGCCCTGGGGGGGGCcgtcccccctccccacctggcCCGGAGGCCCCCAGTCGCCGCCGTGGCCAGCGGGCAGCCCCGCGCCCGCCTTCCCGCCGCCGCCCCCCGCGGCCCCGGGGTTGCAGCCCCTCATCATCCACCACGCGCAGATGGTGCAGCTGGGGCTCAGCAACCACATGTGGAACCAGAGAGGGGCCCAGGCGCCCGAGGACAAGACGCAGGAAGAAGGGCGGTGA